The window ATACCTCTTGCTATTCACGAAATTATTTAATTTATCTTTTGACAACAAATGCCTTACTGTGATTTAATCTATTGAATGAATAGTTGAAATATATGATCAATGTTTACAGTTAATAATGGGGGTGAATGAGAATGACCAAAGCGGATATAGTTGAAGAAATAACAGAGAGTACAGATCTCAATAAGAAAGAGGCTTTTGTAGTTGTTGATCTTATAATCGAAAATATCAAAAAAGCACTTTCTGAAGGTGACAAGATTGAATTAAGAGGGTTTGGAAGCTTTAAAGTGAAAATGAGAAAGCAGAGAAAAGCAAGAAATCCGAGAACCGGCGAAACGGTTGACGTTCCGGCAAAACTTGTACCGTATTTCAAAGTATCAAAAGCTTTAAAGAAAAAGGTCAACTCTATTAGTTGACATAATCTCATATTCCGTTTTTAGTAAAATGCGGTTGCATATATTAACTGGGAGTGTATATTTCGATACAAAGTCAAATTTGTATTAAATGAGAGGGTGAGAAATATGCCGAGTGGAAAGAAGAAGAAGAGAAAAAA of the Candidatus Krumholzibacteriota bacterium genome contains:
- a CDS encoding HU family DNA-binding protein; the protein is MRMTKADIVEEITESTDLNKKEAFVVVDLIIENIKKALSEGDKIELRGFGSFKVKMRKQRKARNPRTGETVDVPAKLVPYFKVSKALKKKVNSIS